taagatgatgtttgaaaagaaacagcaaatttttctccattttacattcctacttaTTGTATTATATTAACTATTATGATTTAAGTAAAAATTGTGAAAacaagtttaatttaaaaaataaagttacaaatgtaattttatatacaatttaGTGCTAAATGAGGaaattagcttttattttccCTAATTGATATACAAATATACTAAAGAATCCAGGGAAGGAAGCTATATTTTGAGTTATAACTTAGTTTAATTTAAGCAATatatttcttaagaatatttCAGTGCTGATGGAAGTCTGGCTATTAACTGCAACTTGTGCATTGTTCTCACTCATTATAGTCAGTGAATCAAACAGAAAATTATGGAATCAAGATTACTTTACTTTGACATTTCCCAAACCACTCCAGCCAGGTAGAGAAAAGAGATCAAGATCTTCAGAATTACAAATCTCAGTTCCTGTAAGtattgaaaatgtcatttttaactaAATCTAAgactatataatatattaatttaaataaaaaatatataatttgaattttaattccttttggaagcagatattttaaatttataattccCTGTACAACAGACTACCTCCATCTGTTTCAGATATACTTGTATTTATACATAATTCTCATTTTCAAAGGCATTATATAGTAATAGGCTATGGAAGCTACAGAACCTAATGATGAAACTGGTGAGATCTCTCAGGAAATTTTTACCAGCTGCAAAAACATCTAAAATTTGAACCTTAGAACATGGGCCAGTGTTGATGAGGTTTCAGGgcctctccattttctttaatCTGGCATTCAGGATACTAGATACAGGGACATTCAAGATTTTACCTCTTTTATATACAGTGTAAATATCTTATtaattaggaaaaggaaaaactagcTTACAGAGGTCACCCATGGTGatatcaaaatatgttttaaaagcataACCCAAGTCAGAGTAAGTCAATACATTTATTTGAGTGCCATTTCCACATCTTTAGTGATCCAAGTTTCATGCTTCTCTTTATGGTCCTCCTTTAATTCTATATGACCATTTCATTGGTGAAGTCCCTACTGAGTAGTTAAAAGAATATAAGAGCTAAATGCAAAATTAGTGTATGAGATCACTATGAAAACCAGATTTGACAGATTTGAgattaggaatttaaaaaaaattacagtacctttacacaaataaatggtatcattttttttttcattttatgtcctTGTTCTGGGAAATAATTCACACCAGGGCTCTAAGTCTCTTGATTTGATAAGAGACCTTAAAAGCAGGAGTACAAAGTGAGGCTAGGGCTTGAAGCTTATATTATCATAAAAATTGTCATGACAATCTTCATGGGCATTCAGCTTATTTCTGAGCTAACTTGGGGATGAAAGGTGcacaaaatgtttcaaatgatCTCTCCTATACAGGGGTTGAAAAGTAACCCACTATCAATTGTGAGGATGAGCCCTTAAATGTCATGGATCATTACGGGCCTGCTCTAATCCCTATAAAAGTCATTGAGAAAATACCAAGATTTCTTctaaagtcattttatttctaatatggaGTTATCTCACAGACATAACCCACAcagaatgttgatttttttttccatttgaactAGATGGTTAATGAAAAGCTAGCCTATTTTCATGtttcaatattaaaaagacataactcatttggggcacctgggttactcagtcagttaaaagtctgactgattgattttggctcaggtcatgatctcatcgttgtGTGactgagccctgtattgggctctgtgcttggcatggagcctgcttgagattctttctctccttcttcctctgcgcCAGCCCcacttggtctctttctctctctaaaaatatatacatattaataaaacttattcaaaaatgattaaaattattcTAATCTTTTCAGAGAcatgacaaaagaaaattaaaggaagttGAGAAGCCAGATCATATAAGGATAaggcattcttttaaaaaaaattcccaaaggcCATCTGTTTACTTAACTGTCAGGAGACAGGCTCTATTCAGAAATCCTTATACTCCTAAAACCCATCCTGAAAATGGAGAATCTGAAAAGTCCAAATATgacaaaaaaggaagaactttaaaaagaaatcccaaaaaaaacaaaggccAACATGAAACAActccagaatccaaaacagtaAATGATGAGGAAcctgaaggaggaaagaaatcagATAAAACTCAATCAAAATTATCACATAAAAGTGAACTATTCGAGAAGCCAAAGTTTAAATTGGAAACAAATCCAGAATCCAGAGATTTTAAGACAGTATCAATGGATccacaaaaagataaaagagattcAAAGAAGTCCAAGGACGCAGATAATGAGTTCCTATGTGCAAAGAAGGATTCTAAGGGCTCAAAGAACAATTCTGATGTCAAATCACAGACTTGCTCAAAAAATAGTTCAAATATGGATTTCATATTGTATATAGAGGAGTCTGGTGCTGAATCCATGAAATTGGATATATGGTTAAAGAATTACTCTCACAATAATTCAAAGAAGCCTtcaaagaaagacacaaaaaaggATGCAAAGAGCTCTGATGCTGAATCTGTAGATTcaaaagatgcaaagaaaaatgcaaataaagataaaaaaagtacaaagaaagacAGCAAGAAGAAAGATGCAAAGAAAGATGCAGAGTCTACTGATGCAGAATCTGTAGACTcaaaggatgcaaagaaagattCAAAGAAGGCTAAGAaagattcaaagaaaaatgacaagaaaaaagatacaaagaaagatGTAGTGTCTACTGATGCTGAATCTGAGTCTGAACTGGAGgcaaaaaattggaagaaaggTGAAAAGCAGATCAAGAAAGACTCAAAAAAAGATGACAAGAAAAAGTCCACCAAGAAGGATGCAGTGTCTACTGATGCTGATTCTGAATCTGAATGGGATTCAAAAAAGggtaaaaaagatgaaaaaaattataagagaaattcaaagaaagatGACAGAAGTAAGTCTGTAATGAAGTCTGAAGAGTCTACTGAAACTGAATCTGATTGGGAGTCAAAGAAGGATAAGTATGATTCAAAGAAGGCTAACAAAGATTCAAAAAAAGATGCCAAGAAACAGGATGCAAGGAAAAGTACAGAGTCTACTGATGCTGAATCTGATGAATCTTCCAAGAAAGACTCAAAGAAGACTAAGACAGTCAAAATTTCAGATGCTGACTCTGAAGACTCCTTATGTAAACTGGAGGCTAAAAAGAAAGGAGTTGACGAATCAGATGCCACATCTACAGCTTCAAAGAAGGAAGCACTGGAACtgaagaaagaattcaaaatttcatccaaaaagactacattcaaagaaaaagggaaaaaaataggtaCAGGCAGAGTCCCCCCATCAAGAGAAAGACCACCACTACCTCCTTGTGAGCCTATACTACCATCACCCAAGGTCAAACGTCTCTGTCAGTGCAAGATGCCTCCTCCACCTCTAAAACCAAGATATGCGCCTTTGGTATGTTTACTgtgctttatttttagaaaaaaatgactataatgaaaaacattttaaaggtttgaatttatattttccttaagaatagttcagttttattggaatattGACAAGTTAGGGACTAACACATAAGAGAGTACTTCAAAAGAATTCAAAAGAGTTGAAAAACAAGTGtcaaaaagttaataatattTAGACTGGAACAGAGAACTGGCTTGTAACTTaaggaaacttttaaaagtattggTAAAGAGAACACTACAAGagtggttaagtgtcctattcttaagaaggaataaaaaattaaaattgactaAAACTTCTACAGTGGCAAATTTTAATGAGGTATGAAGACATTTCCTAGGAAGTTCCTAAATATCAACCAAAATCCAGGGATAGCAGGGTAAAAATGTAACATACAAGGATTCAAATAtgcaattaaattatttaatctatatctgaaataaatttatttataattcatcATTCTTActattaatcagaaaaaaaagttaacttgcTAGAAGTAACTAGATCCCTCTGGTTTATAACAGTCTCTTTCAGGTTAATTCCCTCTTTAGGGGAGTAAATGCTctgtaaatttaatttcttttctctcctccaggaGATCTCCTCTTCCATTCCCCTGCCTCCAAAATCTTGCTGTAAAGGGAAGCTTAATTAGACATCTCAGTTTGAATGTAGGGTCTCCTGTTCCCCATGTTGTCCACTATGCTGGCTCTCTCTAATCTTTGGTTGGGGTGTAATTTATTTGCATGGTTTCTGGGCATCAATATGTGTGCTCTGCTTCCACATAATGTTTATTGTCAATTCTCTTCATGATAGGGCTTATGTTCTCTGTCCTGCTAAATTCAGAACACCTGTAGATATTGCTGAGTCTTAACCTTGAGCTTCTTGTGTTAGTTAAATTCTTGCATTAATTAaaatttcccttcctcctcttcctccctgttttCCTATTCTTATTTCGTCTCAAATATTCCTCCTCTAATCTTGTGGGGATTTCCCTTTACATTTCATTCCAAGTTTTTTCTATCCTtggtttctaataaaattttatgtatagatctccatttttatcttcctatattttcctatttttatttagaaatcttaaaaaaaaacttctgtcaAAAATCCTAGACtttaagtccattttttttccaggcaGACTCAAAAAGTCAGCTTTGAGACTTGAAACTAATTCACGACTTCTTTGTTAAAGGATAAGTCTTGGAGGTTGAATCAATGGATGAGTTGCCACTAGCGCAACAAGATTTACAAGAAATAAGAATGTATTGGTgtataaattttaatgtaaatgaaaaaaaaagacctttaagTAGCTGGattattttccatttgattttttttttaataaaaaataagtaaaatacaagaAATCCAGTTGGGGACATGGATTGATTTTAATTATAGAAGAAAACCTTTCAGGGTGTGTTATGGGCTTGTATACATTCAGACTGTCGCTTTAATAAACTTCCATGTGCATAGCTACCATTTAATTAGGCTTTTGCATCTCTATCACTTTACTGAAACTGCTCTTTCCAAGATTGCCATATATATGCTTGTGGCCACATCCACTGGTTTCTCCTCTCTCATCTTACCAACAGCATTTAAAatagcctctctctcttcctaaaaaaatgcattttacttCTAGGACTCAACTGtcatgttttctttctacttGTAGTTTTTGCCACCCTTATTGTAATCCCCTCTTCCTCATCTTTGATGTTGCAATGACCTAAGACTTGGTTCCTGACCTTTTATATCTACAACCTTTCTTTGGTAAACTCATCTAATCCAatggctttaaatatcatctatGTTTTAATTACTTCAAAATTAATACGTCTAGCTTGATCTTTCCATTGAGGAACCAATTCTTATATCTAAGCACCTACCTGAAATTTTTAGCATGAATTCTACTAGGCACCTCAAATTTAACATATCTTAACAACTCTCAACCCATTCCAAAACCTATACCTCCCCATCCTTCTCCATCTTAGTAATGGTGCTGCCATCCACTCATTTgctcttttaaaatctgtatatCATCTATGATTCATCCATTTCCTCACTCACACATGTGATCAATCAATAAAATTTCTGTACTTTAGCTCCAAAGTATATCCTGAATCAGTCTACTTCTCTGCATCTCAATTACTACTACTTTAATAGTTTCCATCATCATCTTTCTTGAAATTCTACAAAGCTTTCTAAGTAGTCTTGGTATCTCTATTCTCTACTGCTTCAAACACTTACCCTGGTTTTCAATGCCTACATTATCTAGACCCTACCTATTTTCCACCCTCATTTTGTATCATGTTTCcccttttattatataatttagcCAAGCTAGCATGTGTTGTTTGATTCTTATACACACCGAGATTGTTTTCTTGCCAgggatttatgtatttatg
This region of Felis catus isolate Fca126 chromosome X, F.catus_Fca126_mat1.0, whole genome shotgun sequence genomic DNA includes:
- the CYLC1 gene encoding cylicin-1 isoform X1; its protein translation is MSLTRLFLGEFINEDIHTSNSLCRQEVNIRMYVNSISISESNRKLWNQDYFTLTFPKPLQPGREKRSRSSELQISVPRHDKRKLKEVEKPDHIRIRHSFKKNSQRPSVYLTVRRQALFRNPYTPKTHPENGESEKSKYDKKGRTLKRNPKKNKGQHETTPESKTVNDEEPEGGKKSDKTQSKLSHKSELFEKPKFKLETNPESRDFKTVSMDPQKDKRDSKKSKDADNEFLCAKKDSKGSKNNSDVKSQTCSKNSSNMDFILYIEESGAESMKLDIWLKNYSHNNSKKPSKKDTKKDAKSSDAESVDSKDAKKNANKDKKSTKKDSKKKDAKKDAESTDAESVDSKDAKKDSKKAKKDSKKNDKKKDTKKDVVSTDAESESELEAKNWKKGEKQIKKDSKKDDKKKSTKKDAVSTDADSESEWDSKKGKKDEKNYKRNSKKDDRSKSVMKSEESTETESDWESKKDKYDSKKANKDSKKDAKKQDARKSTESTDAESDESSKKDSKKTKTVKISDADSEDSLCKLEAKKKGVDESDATSTASKKEALELKKEFKISSKKTTFKEKGKKIGTGRVPPSRERPPLPPCEPILPSPKVKRLCQCKMPPPPLKPRYAPLPEAKWIHKLL
- the CYLC1 gene encoding cylicin-1 isoform X2 — its product is MSLTRLFLGEFINEDIHTSNSLCRQEVNIRMYVNSISISESNRKLWNQDYFTLTFPKPLQPGREKRSRSSELQISVPRHDKRKLKEVEKPDHIRIRHSFKKNSQRPSVYLTVRRQALFRNPYTPKTHPENGESEKSKYDKKGRTLKRNPKKNKGQHETTPESKTVNDEEPEGGKKSDKTQSKLSHKSELFEKPKFKLETNPESRDFKTVSMDPQKDKRDSKKSKDADNEFLCAKKDSKGSKNNSDVKSQTCSKNSSNMDFILYIEESGAESMKLDIWLKNYSHNNSKKPSKKDTKKDAKSSDAESVDSKDAKKNANKDKKSTKKDSKKKDAKKDAESTDAESVDSKDAKKDSKKAKKDSKKNDKKKDTKKDVVSTDAESESELEAKNWKKGEKQIKKDSKKDDKKKSTKKDAVSTDADSESEWDSKKGKKDEKNYKRNSKKDDRSKSVMKSEESTETESDWESKKDKYDSKKANKDSKKDAKKQDARKSTESTDAESDESSKKDSKKTKTVKISDADSEDSLCKLEAKKKGVDESDATSTASKKEALELKKEFKISSKKTTFKEKGKKIGTGRVPPSRERPPLPPCEPILPSPKVKRLCQCKMPPPPLKPRYAPLPPSEMNE